Proteins from one Candidatus Zixiibacteriota bacterium genomic window:
- a CDS encoding MFS transporter has protein sequence MLQRARAFYHSFDQSLWILVTGWFVAALGFAASIPFLSIYFHSELGLSTSEIGLFFGAIAIVRSVFQAVGGEMSDRVGRRWLLIHSQTIRSVSFLALGFAVQWHWGFWAIAGLFTVNAIFGSIFMPAVNALVVDILPPEKRLDGYAVARSAVNLGWAVGPAIGGFLAKTSYSSLFYLSAVLTLASALIFRFYLKVPPQRPVTDKFRITDLLAVKDDKYLATHSILTLFLYLVVAQLIAPFSVYAVDMAGLTESKLGMLFTLNGLLVVALQIPVTRWLARYRFTTQLAWGSLLYFVGYGMMGSLVGFEFFAFSITVVTIGELFISPPGLTLTSKLAPEGRIGRYMGVRGFFETAGWSLGPLYGGVILDDLGQNPAIAWLAISSLALAAAAGYWLFGRYLPERFNSKV, from the coding sequence ATGTTGCAGCGTGCCCGGGCGTTCTATCACAGTTTTGACCAGAGTCTCTGGATCCTTGTCACCGGCTGGTTCGTCGCAGCGCTGGGATTTGCGGCGTCAATCCCATTTCTCTCCATTTATTTCCACTCCGAACTCGGTCTGTCTACGTCTGAGATCGGGCTGTTCTTTGGCGCGATAGCGATTGTTCGGTCGGTGTTTCAGGCGGTCGGCGGCGAAATGAGTGACCGGGTCGGTCGTCGGTGGCTGCTCATTCATTCGCAAACGATTCGCTCTGTCTCGTTCCTGGCGTTGGGGTTTGCCGTGCAATGGCATTGGGGGTTTTGGGCGATCGCCGGTCTATTCACCGTCAACGCCATCTTCGGGTCGATCTTCATGCCGGCAGTCAACGCCCTGGTGGTGGACATTCTCCCGCCCGAAAAGCGGCTCGATGGGTACGCTGTCGCGCGTTCAGCCGTCAATCTGGGATGGGCTGTAGGACCGGCGATCGGCGGTTTTCTGGCCAAGACGTCGTATTCGTCCTTGTTCTATCTCTCCGCGGTCCTGACGCTGGCGTCGGCTCTGATATTTCGCTTCTATCTCAAAGTGCCGCCGCAGCGGCCGGTCACTGATAAGTTCCGGATCACCGATCTGCTCGCCGTCAAGGACGACAAGTATCTGGCGACCCACTCGATATTGACATTGTTTTTATATCTTGTCGTGGCGCAACTGATCGCGCCGTTCTCCGTTTATGCCGTCGATATGGCCGGTCTGACCGAATCGAAACTGGGAATGCTCTTCACACTGAACGGGCTGTTGGTGGTGGCATTGCAGATTCCGGTCACCCGTTGGCTGGCCAGGTACAGATTCACGACCCAGCTGGCCTGGGGGTCGCTGTTGTATTTCGTGGGTTACGGCATGATGGGTTCATTGGTGGGATTTGAGTTTTTCGCCTTCAGTATAACCGTAGTGACGATCGGGGAGCTGTTCATCTCGCCGCCCGGGTTGACTCTGACTTCCAAGTTGGCGCCCGAAGGGCGCATTGGCCGCTATATGGGGGTGCGGGGGTTCTTTGAAACGGCCGGCTGGTCACTCGGGCCGCTATACGGCGGCGTGATCCTTGATGACCTCGGACAGAACCC